From one Zhongshania sp. R06B22 genomic stretch:
- a CDS encoding TIGR04219 family outer membrane beta-barrel protein: MQKRLIALAILAASASVATQADIVGATAGAYIWKQSWDGNVKAGSDSIDMNDDLGYDDETGKSFFVALEHPVPLLPNIRLQRTDLDISETNQLSRTFTFDGTVYTSTDTVDSTTDLSHTDATLYYEILDNWVNLDVGITVRAFDGEVRLSTTGREGSVDIDVPVPMAYVNARFDLPLTGLYASALANVISYGDNSISDITLGLGYEFGIVGLELGYRNFDVDLEDDDEEAKVTVDGYFLGVVIDI; the protein is encoded by the coding sequence ATGCAAAAACGACTAATAGCCTTGGCCATACTTGCAGCAAGCGCGTCTGTTGCCACTCAGGCTGATATTGTCGGTGCCACCGCCGGTGCCTATATCTGGAAGCAAAGCTGGGATGGCAATGTTAAAGCAGGCTCAGACAGCATCGATATGAATGATGATCTTGGCTATGACGATGAAACCGGCAAGAGCTTTTTCGTCGCCCTAGAACACCCTGTACCGCTACTGCCGAATATTCGCCTACAGCGCACCGATCTCGACATCTCCGAGACAAACCAGCTGTCGCGTACCTTCACATTTGACGGTACCGTCTACACCTCAACTGACACCGTAGACTCAACCACAGACCTAAGCCACACTGACGCCACCCTGTACTACGAAATTTTGGATAACTGGGTAAACCTAGACGTGGGCATAACAGTACGAGCTTTCGACGGCGAAGTTCGCTTATCAACCACAGGGCGCGAAGGTTCCGTCGACATTGATGTCCCTGTTCCTATGGCCTACGTCAACGCACGTTTTGACCTTCCGCTGACAGGCTTGTATGCCTCAGCACTGGCTAACGTGATCTCCTATGGTGACAATAGCATCAGCGATATCACCTTAGGGCTAGGCTACGAGTTCGGCATTGTTGGCCTTGAATTGGGCTACCGCAACTTCGATGTCGATCTTGAAGATGACGACGAAGAAGCGAAAGTCACTGTAGATGGTTACTTTTTAGGTGTAGTAATAGACATTTAA
- a CDS encoding NUDIX hydrolase — MRGKTVEEVALLHIIERLGKFKPRQRWWRRWVKRSAVAIILRELNDQIEVLMIKRADREGDPWSGHMAFPGGRMDRGDITGLRTAIRETEEETGIYLEKAGHCIGRLSDIVSRPHSGRQPMVVTPYAFRLHTAVSIEANHEVAEAVWIPLSFLMDPEERQTMEWGSGKLTITLPCYFFGKRRIWGMSLKMLDELLSLV; from the coding sequence TTGAGAGGTAAAACGGTAGAAGAGGTGGCGCTCCTGCATATTATTGAGCGCCTAGGTAAATTTAAGCCTCGGCAACGATGGTGGCGGCGCTGGGTGAAGCGCTCCGCGGTTGCAATCATTCTGCGCGAGCTGAATGACCAAATTGAAGTTCTAATGATAAAAAGAGCTGATCGAGAGGGTGATCCTTGGTCTGGCCACATGGCATTTCCCGGCGGCAGAATGGATAGAGGGGATATTACTGGCCTGCGCACGGCAATACGTGAGACCGAGGAAGAAACCGGTATCTATTTAGAAAAGGCCGGCCATTGTATTGGTCGCTTGTCGGACATTGTGAGTCGCCCCCATTCTGGTCGACAGCCCATGGTAGTGACACCCTATGCGTTCAGATTGCATACGGCGGTAAGTATTGAGGCAAATCATGAGGTCGCTGAGGCAGTGTGGATCCCATTAAGCTTTTTAATGGATCCAGAGGAGCGTCAGACGATGGAGTGGGGCAGTGGCAAGCTGACAATAACACTGCCATGCTATTTTTTCGGAAAACGCCGTATATGGGGAATGTCGTTAAAGATGTTGGACGAGTTACTCAGCCTCGTTTGA
- a CDS encoding group III truncated hemoglobin, with protein sequence MQPTKTDIANRHDLELLLRGFYQDVLTDPIIGFYFSDVIPFSLEHHLPHVIDFWEQLLFGRATYQGQLFERHQNIHRQAKLSPHHFLRWLHLLNTNIDRYFEGPYCTKMKGRAKRIADAMASALEQKTPSNTALYGVQFFTP encoded by the coding sequence ATGCAGCCAACAAAAACCGATATTGCAAATCGCCACGACCTTGAACTATTACTCAGAGGTTTTTACCAAGATGTCTTAACAGACCCTATCATCGGTTTTTACTTTAGTGACGTCATACCCTTTTCGCTGGAACATCACCTGCCGCATGTTATAGATTTTTGGGAGCAACTACTTTTTGGCCGAGCCACCTATCAAGGCCAGCTGTTTGAACGCCACCAAAATATCCACCGGCAAGCCAAGCTTAGCCCTCATCATTTCCTCCGCTGGCTGCACTTACTAAACACTAATATCGATCGCTATTTTGAAGGCCCATACTGTACAAAAATGAAGGGCCGAGCCAAGCGCATCGCAGACGCTATGGCCTCGGCTCTGGAACAAAAAACACCCAGCAATACCGCGCTATACGGTGTCCAGTTTTTTACACCCTAA
- a CDS encoding pyridoxal phosphate-dependent aminotransferase — protein sequence MNSFARRLADIEPFRVVEVLTRAKQLAAAGRDIVHMEAGEPDFSTVASVVSAAKASLDRGETYYTPAAGIPELRQAISRFYRTEHGLDIAPERIMITPGASGALLLLAGLLINPGDGMLMTDPGYPCNRHFLRLVEGEGQLVPVGPEDRFQLNAEKAEQYWQPNTRGIMVASPANPTGEILSAEQLRDLHALCERKQGYLVVDEIYHGLNYGVDAPSILSITDKAFVINSFSKYFGMTGWRLGWLVAPEEAVPHLEKLAQNFFISMSTMGQYAALAAFEPETRVELNRRRDEFAARRDYLLPALRDLGFEIPHCPDGALYLYAGIQRFKTNSQQFCLDLLENHGIAITPGEDFGRYQADQHVRFAYTTGLARLEEGVARLRSVLG from the coding sequence ATGAATTCTTTTGCGCGGCGGCTGGCAGATATAGAGCCATTTCGAGTGGTTGAAGTATTGACGCGGGCCAAGCAGCTTGCGGCGGCTGGCCGCGATATTGTGCATATGGAAGCGGGCGAGCCAGACTTTAGCACGGTGGCGTCCGTTGTTAGTGCCGCGAAGGCGTCATTAGACCGAGGAGAAACCTATTATACCCCCGCCGCGGGCATCCCTGAGTTGCGACAGGCCATTTCTCGATTTTATCGAACCGAGCACGGCCTGGATATTGCGCCTGAACGAATAATGATTACGCCGGGTGCATCTGGCGCTTTGCTATTGTTGGCGGGCTTACTAATTAATCCTGGTGATGGCATGTTGATGACCGACCCGGGCTATCCCTGCAATCGTCATTTTCTACGTTTGGTTGAGGGCGAAGGTCAGCTGGTGCCCGTGGGGCCAGAGGATCGGTTTCAGCTCAATGCCGAGAAAGCGGAACAATATTGGCAGCCAAATACCAGGGGAATTATGGTGGCGTCGCCAGCAAACCCGACCGGTGAAATATTGAGTGCAGAGCAGCTGCGAGACCTTCACGCCTTGTGTGAACGCAAGCAGGGTTATTTGGTGGTGGATGAAATTTATCACGGTTTAAATTACGGCGTAGACGCGCCCAGTATTTTATCGATCACCGACAAGGCATTTGTGATTAACAGTTTTTCAAAATATTTTGGTATGACGGGTTGGCGTCTAGGTTGGTTGGTTGCTCCGGAAGAGGCCGTGCCGCATTTAGAAAAGCTCGCTCAGAATTTCTTTATATCTATGTCTACCATGGGGCAATACGCGGCATTGGCCGCGTTTGAGCCGGAAACTCGCGTGGAGTTAAATCGGCGTCGAGATGAATTTGCGGCGCGGCGTGATTATCTGCTGCCGGCGCTGCGGGACCTAGGGTTTGAGATACCGCACTGCCCGGATGGCGCCTTGTATTTGTATGCGGGAATTCAGCGGTTTAAGACTAATAGTCAGCAGTTTTGTTTAGACCTGCTGGAAAATCATGGCATTGCCATTACGCCCGGCGAGGACTTTGGCCGCTATCAGGCGGATCAGCACGTTCGCTTTGCTTATACCACTGGGCTTGCGCGTTTAGAGGAGGGGGTGGCGCGGCTGCGTAGCGTTTTGGGCTAG
- the dksA gene encoding RNA polymerase-binding protein DksA, producing the protein MPAQQSTTDNLKTFVPYKEKKGEEYMNEKQKEHFRQILLSWKAELMEEVDRTVSHMKDEAANFPDPADRATQEEEFSLELRTRDRERKLIKKIDSTLNLIDEDDYGFCDTCGVDIGIKRLEARPTATLCIDCKTLDEIKERQERG; encoded by the coding sequence ATGCCTGCACAGCAGAGTACAACTGACAATTTAAAGACCTTCGTTCCTTATAAAGAAAAAAAGGGCGAAGAATATATGAACGAGAAACAGAAGGAGCACTTTCGCCAGATTTTGCTTAGCTGGAAAGCTGAGTTAATGGAAGAAGTTGACCGTACTGTAAGTCACATGAAGGACGAAGCCGCTAACTTCCCTGATCCCGCAGACCGCGCGACCCAGGAAGAGGAGTTTAGTCTTGAGTTGCGCACCCGTGATCGCGAGCGCAAGTTGATTAAGAAGATTGATTCAACCCTCAATCTGATTGACGAAGACGACTATGGTTTCTGCGACACCTGTGGTGTAGATATCGGCATTAAGCGTCTTGAAGCTAGACCGACTGCCACTTTGTGTATCGACTGCAAGACGCTAGACGAAATCAAAGAGCGCCAGGAACGCGGTTAA
- the gluQRS gene encoding tRNA glutamyl-Q(34) synthetase GluQRS — protein MPDPHTGYIGRFAPSPSGPLHLGSLLTAVASYLDARANCGRWLLRIEDIDPPREQTGAAKLIIDSLIAHGLHWDGDILWQSQHSESYEAALTSLLNQQHAYYCSCSRAQLAKSDGIHPSSCITPFVAGDAAIRLKIPQTDAVFSDRVQGSQRYLSDQIGDPVLKRRDGLYAYQLAVVVDDASQDISDIVRGVDLIDATAWQIHLQHALSLAPIRYLHLPLIVGDDGHKLSKQSFAPAIDDQLAKDNLRRVLRYLQQAPPAPELDIAGILQWATQHWRADHIPTQTALPL, from the coding sequence ATGCCAGATCCTCATACCGGCTATATTGGCCGGTTTGCCCCCTCTCCCAGCGGACCATTACATCTAGGCTCCCTGCTTACTGCTGTAGCCAGCTATCTAGACGCACGCGCTAATTGCGGGCGATGGTTGTTACGCATCGAAGATATAGACCCACCCCGCGAGCAAACCGGTGCAGCCAAACTTATTATCGACAGCTTAATCGCCCATGGCCTGCACTGGGACGGCGATATTCTATGGCAAAGCCAGCACAGCGAAAGCTACGAAGCCGCCCTGACTAGTTTACTGAACCAGCAGCATGCCTACTATTGCAGCTGTTCACGAGCGCAGCTCGCCAAGAGTGATGGCATACACCCAAGTAGCTGCATTACGCCTTTTGTTGCCGGCGACGCCGCCATTCGCCTAAAGATTCCGCAAACAGATGCGGTATTTTCAGACCGAGTGCAGGGCAGCCAGCGCTACCTGAGCGATCAAATAGGCGATCCTGTGCTCAAACGCCGCGATGGTCTCTATGCCTATCAACTAGCCGTCGTGGTGGATGACGCAAGCCAAGATATTAGCGACATCGTGCGCGGCGTAGATCTCATAGATGCAACCGCGTGGCAAATACACCTTCAGCACGCCCTATCGCTAGCACCGATTCGCTATCTGCATTTACCGCTTATTGTTGGCGACGACGGCCACAAACTGAGCAAACAAAGCTTTGCCCCCGCCATCGACGACCAACTTGCCAAGGACAACCTCCGCCGGGTCCTGCGTTATTTACAGCAAGCCCCGCCAGCACCGGAGCTTGATATTGCCGGCATACTGCAATGGGCGACCCAGCATTGGCGCGCCGATCACATCCCCACTCAGACCGCACTACCCCTGTAA
- a CDS encoding ATP-binding protein: MSLLFAIAYATERQLLPSRLVNHPSIFVLSLGVYASGFAVYGAVGFAERYGYSFLNYYIGISAALILLPILLAPLHQICRSYRLNSLADLLSFRFRSSWVGSLATLFLALSVWPLLAIQIKIVSESTLILSAGEALVGDSANFKNLIALLFCVVITVFTILFGSRNLPSKDSHRGLVVALAFESIIKIFALVSVGLVAIYSVFGGFGGLQQWLVAHPEILKDLSTPQSGDTKRLMLIMFFAGSVCMPHVFHMLFAENSSRKNLATASWGLPLFLLVMSLPVLPILWAGKASGLTITTDYFPLGLSLNIDNIWLTILIYLAGLSAAGGAIIVTTLALASMSLNHLVLPLFRPKDHNVDIYRWLLTARQLLICAIILVGFIFYDLIGDVQSLTNLTIASATGCLQFLPGVLAVLYWPRANRNGFISGLTAGFIVWGIGLLIPMFSDYYPAYLESLYINKISNDEFWVVVASLSIGINSALFILVSMFSETSAEERSAAEACTLDDLNRPSRHVLNLQTAVEIKQRLQDALGDHAAEQEFKRALEELHLDEQETRPYALRRIRDRIEINLSSLLGPSSARRVIDRVLPYTDSVLGSGEDITYIEERLERYQTNLTGLAADLDSLRRYHRQTLEDLPIGVCALGGDQEILLWNMSMADITDIQSSTVTGSSLNGLPEPWANCLINFLESSDLHRSKFCVETEQGLRWLNLHRTESQMWGRDELIIVVEDITDTQLLEHELTHQERLASIGRLAAGVAHEIGNPVTGIACLAQNLRYETENPDTLETASQIVKQTQRISSIVGSLVNFAHTGREDRAQAREAVNVRNCVSEAIQLLSLDNEAQQIHYNNNCPTDIVVNGDNQRLMQVFINLLSNARDASSDSAMITIEAEEDNAEAHITVTDHGTGIDQKLQNRIFEPFFTTKDPGKGTGLGLALAYNIITDLGGDISIESPVPEFSTHGTRIHIHLVLSQPQPN; this comes from the coding sequence ATGTCTCTGCTGTTTGCCATTGCCTACGCCACCGAGCGTCAATTATTGCCGTCGCGCCTAGTCAATCACCCCAGTATCTTCGTTTTATCGCTAGGGGTTTACGCCAGCGGCTTCGCTGTTTATGGCGCCGTTGGCTTCGCGGAGCGCTACGGTTATAGCTTCCTCAACTACTACATCGGCATTTCAGCCGCACTGATACTATTACCCATACTACTGGCGCCATTGCATCAGATATGCAGAAGCTACCGCCTAAACTCATTGGCCGACCTATTGAGCTTCCGTTTTCGCAGTTCTTGGGTAGGCTCACTAGCCACCTTATTCTTAGCACTTTCAGTTTGGCCTCTACTCGCCATCCAAATAAAAATAGTCTCTGAATCCACCCTAATTTTGAGCGCCGGCGAAGCCTTGGTCGGTGATAGCGCCAACTTCAAAAACCTAATCGCATTGCTGTTTTGTGTTGTGATAACGGTTTTTACGATTTTATTCGGATCGCGGAACCTACCATCCAAAGACAGCCACCGAGGCCTAGTTGTCGCCCTGGCATTTGAATCCATTATTAAAATATTCGCCCTCGTCTCAGTCGGCCTTGTCGCCATATATTCGGTATTTGGAGGTTTCGGCGGCCTGCAGCAATGGCTAGTCGCCCACCCGGAAATATTGAAAGACCTGAGCACACCGCAATCCGGCGACACCAAAAGACTCATGTTGATCATGTTCTTCGCTGGGTCTGTTTGTATGCCCCATGTGTTTCATATGCTATTTGCCGAGAACTCCAGTCGCAAAAACCTCGCTACCGCCAGCTGGGGGCTGCCATTATTTTTGCTGGTTATGAGCCTACCCGTGCTACCCATACTTTGGGCAGGTAAGGCCTCTGGGCTGACCATAACAACAGACTACTTCCCACTCGGCCTGTCATTAAACATCGACAACATTTGGCTCACTATATTGATCTATCTGGCCGGCTTGTCGGCAGCAGGCGGCGCCATCATTGTCACCACCCTCGCCTTGGCCTCAATGAGCCTGAACCATTTGGTTTTACCGCTATTTCGCCCCAAAGACCACAATGTAGATATCTATCGCTGGCTATTAACAGCGCGCCAGCTACTTATCTGCGCGATTATTTTAGTCGGTTTCATTTTTTATGATCTGATTGGCGACGTGCAAAGCCTCACCAATCTCACCATCGCATCGGCCACCGGCTGCCTACAATTTCTACCCGGCGTTCTCGCGGTACTGTATTGGCCTCGCGCCAATCGCAACGGCTTTATAAGCGGTCTCACCGCCGGGTTTATCGTATGGGGGATAGGTTTACTCATCCCCATGTTCAGCGACTACTACCCAGCCTACCTAGAAAGCCTATATATCAACAAGATAAGTAACGATGAGTTCTGGGTTGTGGTAGCCAGTTTATCGATAGGCATCAATAGCGCACTTTTTATTCTCGTTTCGATGTTTAGCGAAACTTCAGCGGAAGAGCGCAGCGCCGCGGAAGCCTGCACCCTAGACGACCTCAACCGCCCCAGCCGCCACGTCCTAAATTTACAAACTGCGGTAGAAATAAAGCAGCGCCTTCAAGATGCATTGGGAGATCACGCCGCCGAGCAAGAATTTAAGCGTGCACTGGAAGAACTCCACCTTGACGAGCAGGAAACTCGGCCCTATGCCTTACGCCGCATACGCGACAGAATAGAAATCAACCTATCGTCGCTACTTGGGCCATCCAGTGCTCGACGCGTCATTGATCGCGTGCTGCCTTACACCGACAGTGTTTTAGGTAGCGGTGAAGACATCACTTATATTGAAGAGCGCCTAGAGCGATATCAAACAAATCTTACCGGTCTAGCGGCCGACCTAGACAGCCTCCGCCGCTACCATCGCCAAACATTAGAGGACCTCCCCATCGGCGTATGCGCCCTCGGTGGCGACCAAGAAATATTACTGTGGAATATGTCCATGGCCGACATTACCGACATCCAATCCAGCACGGTGACCGGCTCAAGCCTCAACGGTTTACCCGAGCCATGGGCAAACTGCCTAATTAATTTCTTAGAAAGCAGTGATCTGCATCGCAGCAAATTTTGCGTTGAAACCGAGCAAGGTTTACGTTGGCTCAACCTACACCGGACCGAGTCACAGATGTGGGGAAGAGACGAGCTAATTATCGTTGTTGAAGATATCACCGATACCCAGCTACTGGAGCATGAACTCACTCACCAGGAACGCCTCGCGTCTATTGGTCGACTCGCCGCCGGTGTTGCCCACGAGATAGGCAACCCTGTCACTGGCATCGCCTGCCTTGCTCAAAACCTGCGCTATGAGACAGAAAACCCAGACACTCTCGAAACTGCATCACAAATCGTGAAGCAGACGCAACGAATCAGCAGTATTGTTGGCAGCTTAGTGAACTTTGCCCACACCGGCAGGGAAGACCGCGCCCAAGCGAGGGAGGCCGTCAACGTAAGAAATTGTGTCTCTGAGGCCATCCAGTTACTCAGCCTCGATAATGAAGCTCAACAGATTCACTACAATAACAACTGCCCCACTGACATTGTCGTGAATGGCGACAATCAAAGACTAATGCAGGTCTTTATCAATCTGCTATCGAATGCCAGGGATGCCAGCAGCGACAGCGCAATGATCACCATAGAAGCCGAAGAGGATAATGCTGAAGCCCATATTACAGTGACGGATCATGGCACCGGCATCGATCAAAAGCTTCAGAACAGAATATTTGAGCCGTTTTTTACCACTAAAGACCCAGGTAAAGGCACCGGCTTAGGGCTTGCTCTGGCGTACAACATTATTACTGATCTAGGCGGCGATATTAGTATTGAAAGCCCCGTGCCTGAATTCAGCACCCACGGCACCCGGATTCATATCCACCTAGTTTTAAGCCAGCCCCAGCCAAACTAG
- a CDS encoding sigma-54-dependent transcriptional regulator, with translation MPKILIVEDEDVIRLALRRLLERHNYQVDEADSVQKALSSYNVNDYALIISDLRLPGAAGTDLISKTDAPVLIMTSYASLKSAVDSMKKGAIDYIAKPFDHDEMIETVERIISAARAEHQPNTPEPNSNQRKQIADFNGMIGSCKAMQQLYDHIRRAAPTDATILIHGETGTGKELVARAIHNQSTRSGKPVICVNCAAIPETLIESELFGYEKGAFTGANANRTGLIEAADGGTLFLDEIGELPLEAQARLLRFIQENEIRRIGSVESIKVNVRLICATHRDLKDMAHSGRFREDLYYRINVMKLELPPLRERGKDILELAEALLKNRCEKMRKPLMHFSPKAIQAITTYIWPGNIRELENAIERAVILCDRKEIDNELLDIDLELVDISQIRGRRNEQPPRPASNTAAPERRKPLHADPSEDLSLEDYFQRFVLEHQDSMSETELAQKLGVSRKCLWERRQRLGIPRKKVSSRSGT, from the coding sequence ATGCCCAAAATCCTCATAGTCGAAGACGAAGATGTCATCCGTCTGGCCCTGCGGCGCCTACTCGAACGACATAACTATCAGGTTGATGAAGCCGACTCCGTACAAAAAGCGCTGAGTAGCTATAACGTCAACGACTATGCATTAATTATCAGTGACTTACGCCTGCCCGGGGCCGCGGGAACCGATCTGATCAGTAAAACTGATGCACCCGTGCTAATTATGACTAGCTACGCGAGTTTGAAATCTGCGGTCGATTCAATGAAGAAGGGCGCTATCGACTATATCGCCAAGCCCTTCGATCACGACGAAATGATCGAGACCGTCGAGCGCATTATCAGCGCCGCACGCGCAGAGCACCAACCCAACACACCTGAGCCGAATAGCAATCAACGCAAGCAAATAGCCGACTTCAACGGCATGATCGGCAGCTGCAAGGCAATGCAGCAACTTTACGATCATATACGCAGAGCGGCACCCACCGACGCCACCATTCTGATCCACGGCGAAACCGGTACGGGTAAAGAGTTAGTCGCGCGCGCCATTCACAACCAAAGTACACGCAGCGGCAAGCCAGTTATCTGTGTCAATTGCGCAGCTATTCCAGAAACGCTCATAGAATCAGAGCTGTTTGGCTATGAAAAAGGCGCATTTACCGGCGCGAACGCCAACCGCACGGGTCTGATAGAGGCCGCGGATGGCGGCACATTATTCCTCGACGAGATTGGCGAGCTGCCGCTGGAAGCTCAAGCCCGCCTGTTACGCTTTATTCAGGAAAATGAGATCCGCCGCATAGGGTCTGTAGAATCCATCAAGGTTAACGTTAGACTGATCTGTGCAACCCACCGCGACTTAAAGGACATGGCTCACTCAGGGCGCTTTCGAGAAGATTTATACTACCGAATCAATGTCATGAAGCTGGAATTACCGCCCTTGCGCGAGCGTGGCAAAGACATTCTTGAGCTCGCCGAGGCGCTACTTAAAAACCGCTGCGAGAAGATGAGAAAACCGCTAATGCACTTCAGCCCCAAGGCCATTCAGGCCATTACCACCTACATTTGGCCGGGTAATATCCGAGAGCTGGAAAATGCCATCGAGCGAGCAGTAATCTTGTGCGACCGCAAAGAGATCGACAATGAGTTACTCGATATTGATCTAGAGCTGGTTGATATCAGCCAGATTCGCGGCCGCCGCAACGAGCAACCACCTCGGCCTGCAAGCAATACCGCTGCGCCAGAGCGTCGTAAACCCCTTCATGCCGATCCGAGCGAAGACCTGTCTTTGGAAGACTATTTCCAACGATTTGTTCTTGAACACCAAGACTCTATGAGCGAAACAGAGCTCGCACAGAAACTTGGCGTAAGTAGAAAGTGCCTATGGGAACGCCGCCAGCGCTTGGGCATTCCGCGCAAGAAAGTAAGCTCGCGCTCGGGAACATAA